In Triplophysa dalaica isolate WHDGS20190420 chromosome 19, ASM1584641v1, whole genome shotgun sequence, the sequence tgtgATACAGGTATGGAACAAATGGAGGCggggtgggggggggggtgtaaACCATTAGAGAATTTTCATATTCAGTGAAGTTTCCCTTTCAGAAGCTGCctgctaaaatgtaatttatgcaAATTTCAGGCAATCTGTGTTCAATGACAAAATAGAAAAAGGTTTTGATTTATTATAGATCCAATTACAGTAGTTCAATATGGGATTTTCCCGTTCTTTTGATTAGTAAACTATTATTCAAAAACCTCAGTAGGTGaccctacattttttaacaataatataatagaAGTTAATAATATGTTGACATTGTACGTCTCAGCATCTAGCTAAAATCAATAATATACATCCACTGACTACAgtacaatataaataactacaaaaagtaataatatcACCTGAAATGACCTGTCACAGAGAGCAGGAGGTGTCACTCTTGGATGAACCAAAGAACACAGCCTATCAATGCAAACATATGTGTAACCGGTTGTAAGACTTATATCTGACATGTCATTTACCTCTTCTCTATATTTTTCTTACATAATGCTGCTGTCTAGGTGAAAATGCATGGTGTCTAACATTCATCATGAGAAATAGGAACTTTGTGGTGGGTGGGGGAAGTCTAAGTGTTTTGAATATAGTGGGGTACCAGAGCGGGTTCTCATGGGAGGGGGAAGTCAACTATGTAAGGGGAATGGCGCGTGGAATGCCCAGAATGCCTTCGGCCTGAATGGCAGGTCCACGCCCCCAGCAACAGGTCACGCTTCATCGCTGGTTTGTCCCATGGGTGAGAGTTCAGGGCCGCTCCTGTCAGTTCTCTGAAGAGGGGTCGAAGGTCACCGTCTCACCAAGAGCTCGGCTTTCCTCTTCCATATCAGGAGGGGAGCAGAAGGGGCCTTCCCCTTCTTCCCACATGGAGCCAGGTCTCCAAAGGCTTGCATTCTCTGCATACACCCCTCACACAAGCTCCTTCCTGTGGCCTCGGCTTGAAGCTGAGGGACCCCCCCAACCTGCCATAGGCTGCTGCTGCTATTTAAATCAAGTCACAGCTTCAGTCTAGTCTAAAAGCAACAGCACAATGGTACTgatttaaagacaaaacatttatgaaGCTTAAGGCTTCAGAGGGTATATGTGCACGATATTTGCTTTAAAGGACCCCATCAGGTTTGGGAGAATACTCAAATATGAGGTGTTGGTATAAAACTGAGATAACACTAAACTCAAGctatttatttgacaaaattatTGGTGAGGAAAAAAAACTAGCTTATCAGGGAATATGGGTTTTAtccaatacacacacacaaaatgaactAAAGTATATGATAACAATTTATCcgtaattcatttttttaattcttgtttttgGCAAAAAAGCATGCTCTTTGACATTGACTCCACATATTttgtattgtctttttttaaccaagcctcattaaataaagcttttaaaacatcaataataatatatttacataaaggGGTGAATATGCCAATTTTCGCATTTATGACTACTATATAAATACAAAGGTAGGctactttaaaatcaaattgaatAGCACTTAGTTGAAATAAACACATATGAATTAAGCAATTATGTGATTACTTGTCGAAATTTTCTTAATGAATGATATCTTCATATTGATTAAATgcattaattataaatattcatatcaAATGActgcacaaaaacaaatattcaatcAGACGGAGAACAGACTGGTgatgatataaataaatgcaatgatTTGGGCATTTCCACAGTAAACAACCCCTTGTGTATTGAACACGTTGAACTGACATATGTGATAATCCTGTTCGAAGGTCATTTGCACAAACTGAAAACATTACGTTCAAAGAGTGGACGCACTATTTTTAGCTCCGTCTCTAATCTAATCAATATCAAAGCGCAGCGTTTCTTATTGTTAACAGTACATTCTGAGCCCATAGCTTCCTCCAACAAAGCAATAATAAACTCATGAATGAACGTTTTCCACTAACTCTAGTACATCAAATAATTCGATTGTATTTTTAAACCGAAAGAGGATGTTGTCATGGAAATGTGTGCTAATGTGGCTTTCCATTAACATCTGACAGCACTAGTCAGCCACAAGCTGGGAATGATCCGTTGGGGGAAGGGCAGACAGAAGGATGTTAAAAAGGAAATTCACACACGTTTCCTGCTCGTGGGATCATTACAAATCGACAACGTCCTGTTCTTTTGTTGATCCTGCATGACCTCATGCTGCTGCGTCATAAACGCGTTTTTACTCCTTCAGTGCGCGCTCCCCCCAACGGCCTGCGTTTAACAAACACTGCTTGAACTCTAATCTGTTATTTCTAAGCACGGTTGTCTTTTTCTGACGGCCCAAAATGAAGATAAAGTGCAAGgcaatgtttaaatgttaatccGTGTCTAAACTTGTTGACGAAACCCTTAAAAGGTTCATTCCAATATTTTGACAAAACGTTACATGCAATTACACCCatgcttttttaacatgtttactGCGTCACATAAAACAAACTACGATCGTTAAATGTGTATCTCTGTCCCACCATTTAATCACGAGCACTTTAATATATCCCTACACATAATGTGATCGAATATAGCTGCATTAAAGTCCGTGAGGATATTTGAGTTTAACGTAAGAATTGGCTTACATATAGCAGGTCAGGACCTTAAGAAGACACGACTAAAACGATGTATAGAAAACATGAATTAAAGCAGTGGTGGCCGCCTTTTTCATGTAATCCTCTTTGACATTGCCCTTGTGACGAAAAACCCCCATTCTTCCATTCATGAAATCTTGAATCCGCGCATGCGCAGTGATGTCCGGAGCTCTCCCATTCATAAAAGTGTAACCCCCGCATTTGCGCCCTGAGTCGTAATGCCCTCccattcacaaaaaaatctgtcaaagcATCTGCGCAGTACGTTTCTTACCCTCCCATTCATAAAAACCCATTTCCCTCATGTAGTTGCAACATCGTATGGAGAAGACTGTGTCCTTACTGCAGTGCACATCGCACGGATAGTCGTTCGGAATTTTTCCTCCGTGGTTTCATTCGGATCTATCTCTTTTACCGTTTGATACTGGAATATACGCCGTACCGTGTTCTTCTAAGAAGGAAATGATCTGTTTTCTACAGCAAGTGAGTTTCTCAtctatattaaaatacaactaTATGGGCTAGTATGCAACTATTAATGTTACCAATGTAGATTTTTAATGCACGGCCGCTGTGAATGATAATGTAGTACGATGGTGTATTTGATTATTTTCGATATGAGACTGAGTCGTGTCCGCTGGCTTGTAAGAGAGCCCCGATACAGATCGTTCTTTTGAACACGATGCCCCTGTATTTGAGCCctgtgtaaatatttaactACGAAAACTAACTACGGCAGGATCGTGTGCGATTTAAGAATGAAATGTACGCGATGAACAGATGAAAACTAAAGACAAACCGCACTCATTTCGTCTCAGTCGAAAGGTGAAACGAGACTATTTCTTGTTGCGTCGACCGATTCGCTTGCGCGAGGAGCGGGTTTATTCTGTCTAATATCATCGCGTGACGCGCCACTGCAGCTCGCGCATTCGCTCGTCATTCGGTCCGGTGGTCTTGACATATCATCTTTggcataaaaatatatatttcgtGTGTTAAAAGCTTAACGGAGAGTTCAGCCGAAGGCTATGCTCCATCAGGACGTTTATAGATTCTggttaaagaaatgtttcagaTACGCAgagcaaaaaacacaaaaaaatcaggTACGCCGTTTATAACGAGTCTGAATCAAATATAAATTCGTAAGATATAAGGCACGTCATCGTAAAGTAGTCGTTCCGCCAACACGCTTCCGAGTCTGCAGGGTTATCGCTCACAAGAGAAGCGCAAAGACCTACGCACGCAACGTCCCCTCTCAATAgcgttttaaaatgacaaaccaTCTTTCGCAAAAAACACGCAACAGGTTGATATTTCTCACATTCAGTTCAGTTTTCTACAGTTCTTTCCAAAAAGAGGAAGATAAATTTCACGTTTAACCTTTTACACGatcttttaatgaatatttctGAAATAAATGCAACGAACGCGTACAGCCTCGGAGATCATTTTATTCCTGAAAATCTTTACTCGTGATGATTACTCGTCATTTGCATGGTTTGAgctcacaaaaacattttttaacgtTTGAAACTGTATATTAAGTTTATTTGTTCTACATGTCaatattgtttataatataCAACTTcattgtacaattttttttgaagtaaattgCATTTAGCTTGAAAAAAGAATTGCAgtagataataataaatataataataattattattattattgcagcTTTTGTTACCtttactttataatattttaacatttcataGACCTAATAATTGGGGTCAAAGTCTATATTCTCTACATCTATTTTGCATTATGATGCAAGCGCCTGTCTTTTTTACATATACTTTGCGTTTAGTTAGTAGTCACTTTCATGCAAACCTTTGTCCAACAGATCATGTAAAATGTAGATCAGGTCATTTGTATGGATAAATGTACACAATGGGAGAATGTccttgtgtgggtgtgtttttttaaaatactAAGTTGTGCTGTTGCTCTTGCAGGAGTGCTAAATGCTGACCTGAGCTCTGGTATATGAGGAACACAACCTACAGATGGAGTCAAGGGTTCCTCACCACATTCCTGGAGTCTCCTCCTCCATCATGGTGCAGCCATTGCTGGATAGCCGCGTCCCCTACGGACGACTCCAGCACCCATTAACTATCTATCCCATTGACCAAATGAAATCTTTGCATTTGGAGAATGACTACATTGACACCCCTGCGGTGATCTCGCAACAGCCACCGAGCCACAAGGCCACCACGAGGGGGCAGGAAGTCCTGCTGGGAGCCCCACACCATCCTCATCTGTCCCGCTGTGAAGTCCCAGATGCCACTACACACCCCTGGATTTCTTTTAGCGGTCGGCCCAGCTCcatcagcagcagcagcagcacctCCTCCGACCAACGGCTGCTGGACCATGCAGCTCCTACCCCTGTTGTGGATCCGTATACTGCCGGAAGAAGCCTAGGTGCGGAGCAACCCAAGGTGGTGAGCTCTAAGACCCAGAACATGAAGGCGGTGATGGCCTTGCCTGCGGAGAAGAAGCACGTGCTGTTGTGCGAGAAATGTGGCAAATGCCGCTGCACGGAGTGCACGTTGCCCCGGGCCCTGCCCTCTTGTTGGGTGTGCAACCAGGAGTGCCTGTGCTCAGCGAAGAATCTAGTGGACTCCGTCACTTGCATGTGTCTGGTCAAGGCTGTTTTCTACCACTGTActgaggatgaggatgaggaggGGTCCTGTGCCGACAAACCGTGCTCTTGCTCACACTCGAACTGTTGCGCCCGCTGGTCGTTCATGACAGCCATCTCATTTGTGCTGCCCTGCCTGATGTGTTATTTGCCCGCCACCGGTTGCGCCAAGATCTCGCAGAAGTGCTACGACGGTCTCAGGCGCCCGGGGTGCCGCTGCAAAAGCAGCCAGGGCTGCAAGGTGGCGGAGGTCAAGGCCTGTCCAGTTGAAAAACAGGCATCCTGATGGCATGTCAGAAATGGAGAGTACAGCAGAGACTTTGAGCAAGTTTGCAGCACCCTCTCCAATCCCAAAATCTCGGTACTTACGGTTCACGCATTGTCCTCACGCATAAAGTATTCCGCCATGGCGAGGTTTGACTGAACAAGGGGCACGAATCTTTACTTGCTTATAAAGGAGAGGCCTGCCATTTCTTCTCCCGGGGATCTCAAGTTGGCCGTAGGATTGAAGCGTTCTGCCATTTCAGCCCCCAACTAAAACAACTCAAACACAGAATGATGCATCTGAGCAAAATGTCTGTTCGAAAGAGTCCGGTCTCTTTTCTGACATTTATCTTTCTCTTTGGGTGGCTCTACAAAGTCAAAGTAAATATCACCTATTCAAGAACACTCTATACTTTGGCAAACCCTCTCCGGATCTGGCGCTGAGAAGAGGTTGCAGTGAATTCCAAGCTGATAACACATGTCACAATCAAACTAACCAGACTTCATCTCTGTGCACAGTCCATTACAAGCTTGTTATAGagctttattttctctcttgcGTGACAAAACAAAGGTTGTATCAGCGAAGGATGTCTTCTATCTTCAGCGGGACACGTTGTTTGGGGTTTTTGATGGCGAGTAGGCGGAACCAGTCCCTTTGAATAACGACATGCCATAACACACATGAACTTCCATCATGTATCTTCCAAATGTTAGTGGTTCAATTTGATGTAGAAAATGACCTCAGGGATCATCAGTTCATCGGAATTACGTACAACATGTGAACACAGCTTGGAACTAAGTTTTCAGAAAAGGAAAGAAGTGACGGGCAATGGCATTTGGTTGAAAGACGTGAAAACACAGCAATTCAGACACCCAGCATTCATAAGCTACAAGGAGAACTGGGCGAGTAGTCGTGGAAAAAGGCAAAacgatacaaaaaaaaacacggcAATTGTATCACCATTATAATGAGGCAAAAGCACAGTATTATGTACAGTAGCATGTACAAAGTGTTTCACTGTAGTTGCAAAAGTTCCTCTAGTTTAATATGCGAGCAAAAGTAATGCGCCCTAGTATCCGATTGCTTTCTccacatatatttttgttatatgtaTAGTTTAGAGATCTTGCCAAAGGAGTACACCATAGAGATTTAGTTGACCATTATCATAATAGTTTGTTTTCAAGTGGGCATGCGTTGTTGTACTCTAGCCAATTTGTGCGACAGTAAGCTCTTAAAGGTACGGTGCTCTGCTTCCCGGGACTCCTCGAGTCTTGGAACATGAGGGAATATTGTCTGCCTGCTCGACACAAAACCCACGGTTCGCGCATTTATACCGAACTAACGCCTCGCTCACGTAGTCCCATGTACTCAAACGTTCGTACGTGTTGCACAAATCCGAGAAGCAGAAATACACTACTGTTCTTAGTCTTAAATGTATAAGGCTAGGGTTTAAGTCTTTGCAATCTAACCCGTGGATAGGTGCCAGAGTAGTTGCGGACGGGGAGGGGGGATCGCGTAGCTGCATATAGGGAAGAGTTGCAAATAGATATCTTAGATTTCGACCTATGCAGGTTCTTGTAAATAGTCTGGAGAAACTAGCTATCTtaaaattttatgtttcaaatgtCCTGAGGAATTGCATGGTACAATTTAATTACAATTCAGTACAGAagtatataaatgaattattatatttttgggaGGGCTGGGTGCGGGTGGGGTACGTGGATGTGCCGTAGATGGTAGGGAGTCTAAGTATTTCAATTACAAGCACTTGATTTAGAAAAGTGTGCCAGGCAATAAAATACCTCTGTTAATGCTAGCCACGCCTCATTAGCACGAGAGAGACAAGGGCAAATTCTTGTCGCCCCTGAAACTGTAGATTTAATCGAATTCGCTGAACGAGTGCCATTTTATCAAGCTAACACAGTAACACTTTTTCACCCAAATGTGGCCgagcatttttttgtgtgagtgagtgtgtgcatgttaTTTCCTCCCAAAATGGTGCGACATCCTCCGTGATTGACACGTACAGCTGCTGTGTGAACCTGTTTGGTAGGAACAAGGAAACCCTCTCAAgtaacattccattccattttatttGGTGTTTGCTTTTTTTGCCCGCCTTCTCTTATATCATTCATCACCCACAATCTACAAACTTTATGGTCGTTTGCGTAATAATCCGGTCAGCACAGAACTGAAAGATCTTCCTTCTCACAACTGTTGACTAAAGCTATCCGTTGGCCACTCGAAACACCCATCAGTTTTAACCGCCTTCCAAACTGGGCTTGTGCTCTCTGCGTTTCGTTGGCTTCATTGTTAATGTTGAGTATAAGAgcaatgtgcttttgttttgtttaaaaaagcagaaagagaaaaaaaatctctcacaCATATGAAAATGTCCCTTtatagatatatttattttgaagttctattttatatagtatttatttagatgcctacatttgtttgtgaataaaAGCTTATGTCAAAACGGAATGTACATTGAAATcggaaaatatatattgttaaatataaaacatgtctcCTGTCTTCAGTGTCCTTACATACATAAAGAACAGCAtacttttacacattttgtaacaatttaaCTGTTTGATTGTTAAGGGCTCATTTATATTTTCCTTACTGGTAAACTACAGCATTTAGATGATAAAAAGAATGTCTATTTAGAATCATAGTTCTATTGTCTAGGTGTAAACCAGGTGCAGTCAGAC encodes:
- the spry4 gene encoding protein sprouty homolog 4, whose translation is MESRVPHHIPGVSSSIMVQPLLDSRVPYGRLQHPLTIYPIDQMKSLHLENDYIDTPAVISQQPPSHKATTRGQEVLLGAPHHPHLSRCEVPDATTHPWISFSGRPSSISSSSSTSSDQRLLDHAAPTPVVDPYTAGRSLGAEQPKVVSSKTQNMKAVMALPAEKKHVLLCEKCGKCRCTECTLPRALPSCWVCNQECLCSAKNLVDSVTCMCLVKAVFYHCTEDEDEEGSCADKPCSCSHSNCCARWSFMTAISFVLPCLMCYLPATGCAKISQKCYDGLRRPGCRCKSSQGCKVAEVKACPVEKQAS